From the genome of Oceanispirochaeta sp. M1, one region includes:
- a CDS encoding (2Fe-2S)-binding protein, translating into MLIPFTLNSKEVSVDVPAYFNLSDVLRDEFGLNGLRNACGKGYCGLCSVVLDGKLVYSCLIPVFQIRNREVMTIEGYAETEEFEDVYRGFKQEGVHLCDFCAPTRTLTTGILLDRYKRPDERQLQEILTTVNCSCTPYETLKSGILTAARFRQRRLK; encoded by the coding sequence ATGCTGATTCCTTTTACATTAAATTCAAAAGAGGTCAGTGTAGATGTACCGGCCTATTTCAATCTTTCCGACGTACTGAGAGATGAGTTCGGCCTGAACGGGCTGAGAAATGCATGCGGCAAGGGATACTGCGGCCTCTGTTCGGTGGTTCTGGATGGAAAACTTGTCTATTCCTGCCTTATTCCTGTTTTTCAGATAAGAAACAGGGAAGTCATGACCATCGAAGGCTATGCAGAGACCGAAGAATTTGAAGATGTATACAGAGGGTTCAAGCAGGAAGGGGTTCATCTCTGTGATTTCTGTGCCCCCACAAGAACCCTTACAACAGGAATTCTTCTGGACCGCTACAAACGCCCCGATGAAAGACAGCTCCAGGAGATTCTTACCACGGTAAACTGCAGCTGCACACCCTATGAAACCCTGAAATCCGGGATTTTGACAGCAGCAAGATTCAGACAACGGAGGCTCAAGTGA
- a CDS encoding xanthine dehydrogenase family protein subunit M, with protein sequence MKEHTAFHVHIPQNMTVLLNLFNKAPGSVIMAGGTHLMNHTFKPGSEHHSILAINQLDELKKVTRTDRYTELGSCVTINEMIDSQRGQSSKLLMETLQHMGPHPIRNVSTIGGNLCISDRRMDLYPVLLLLDSRLELRHVKRRLNGRASYKSKWIHINTFISADGSLNLGEGELLSRIRIPFYDGRVHFHRKVNIKGNDFFTINALASMDKGVLSDIRVAFTNGGLFMMRSRDMEANLMGRRFPMGHKDLDDIMADLYKYYKKPENPYEEYLMNSLFRQLLESLADPSESGEMQF encoded by the coding sequence GTGAAAGAACACACAGCCTTTCATGTCCATATCCCCCAGAATATGACTGTTCTCCTGAATCTCTTTAACAAAGCACCGGGCTCGGTGATTATGGCGGGAGGTACACATCTGATGAATCATACCTTCAAGCCCGGATCGGAACATCACAGTATCCTGGCCATAAATCAGCTGGATGAACTGAAGAAAGTAACAAGGACAGATCGTTATACCGAATTGGGAAGCTGTGTGACCATCAATGAGATGATTGATTCCCAGAGAGGCCAATCTTCGAAGCTGCTTATGGAGACTCTGCAGCATATGGGCCCCCATCCAATCAGAAATGTATCCACAATAGGCGGTAACCTCTGTATTTCCGACAGAAGAATGGATCTTTATCCCGTGCTCCTGCTGCTGGATTCCAGACTGGAACTGAGACATGTCAAAAGGAGACTGAACGGGCGGGCCTCCTATAAGTCAAAATGGATTCATATCAATACTTTTATATCTGCCGACGGGAGCCTGAACCTGGGTGAAGGAGAGCTGTTAAGCCGTATCCGCATACCCTTTTACGACGGCCGCGTCCACTTCCATCGGAAGGTGAATATTAAGGGAAACGATTTTTTCACCATCAATGCCCTGGCCTCCATGGATAAGGGTGTTCTCTCGGATATAAGGGTTGCCTTTACAAACGGCGGTCTTTTTATGATGCGCAGCAGAGATATGGAGGCCAATCTTATGGGCCGCCGCTTCCCCATGGGTCATAAGGATCTGGATGATATTATGGCGGATCTTTACAAGTACTATAAAAAGCCGGAAAACCCCTACGAAGAATATCTGATGAACAGTCTTTTTCGTCAACTTCTTGAATCTC